A window of Vigna unguiculata cultivar IT97K-499-35 chromosome 4, ASM411807v1, whole genome shotgun sequence contains these coding sequences:
- the LOC114182268 gene encoding histidinol-phosphate aminotransferase, chloroplastic-like has protein sequence MGVIDFYNSAALCWVKSNTNLKQQVGLSPKPICSFEGNRRKFVAMASTIPVEQVNNGPLQVTGDSFIREHLRKLSPYQPILPFEVLSARLGRKPEDIVKLDANENPYGPPPEVMEALGSIKFPYVYPDPESRRLRAALAQDSGLEAEYILAGCGADELIDLIMRCVLDPGDKIVDCPPTFTMYEFDAAVNGALVIKVPRKPDFSLNVEQIAEVVKQEKPKCIFLTSPNNPDGSIIDDDVLLKILDLPILVILDEAYIEFSAIESRMSWVKKHENLIVLRTFSKRAGLAGLRVGYGAFPLSIIEFLWRAKQPYNVSVAAEISACAALQNPTYLENVKNALLKERGRLYDLLKEVPFLRPFPSHSNFILCEVTSGKDAKKLKEDLAQMGVMIRHYDKKELKGYVRVTVGKPEQTDALMKCLKKLS, from the exons ATGGGTGTGATTGATTTCTACAACTCAGCTGCTTTGTGCTGGGTAAAGTCCAACACCAATCTGAAGCAGCAAGTGGGGTTATCTCCAAAACCCATTTGTTCATTTGAGGGGAATCGGAGGAAGTTTGTGGCAATGGCTTCTACCATTCCTGTGGAGCAAGTCAACAATGGTCCTCTGCAGGTGACAGGTGACTCCTTCATCAGAGAGCATCTGAGGAAGTTGTCTCCTTATCAGCCCATTTTGCCCTTTGAG GTTTTATCTGCTCGTCTTGGACGGAAGCCTGAGGATATTGTCAAGTTGGATGCTAATGAAAATCCTTATGGTCCCCCTCCAGAG GTCATGGAAGCCCTAGGATCCATAAAGTTCCCATATGTCTATCCTGATCCAGAGAGCCGCAGATTGCGTGCAGCCCTTGCCCAAGATTCTGGActtgaagctgaatatattctTGCGGGATGTGGTGCAGATGAGCTTATTGATTTGATAATGCG TTGTGTGCTTGATCCTGGGGACAAGATTGTGGACTGTCCTCCAACCTTCACCATGTATGAATTTGACGCTGCAGTAAATGGAGCACTTGTTATCAAAG TTCCAAGGAAGCCAGACTTCAGCTTGAATGTTGAACAGATCGCAGAAGTTGTTAAACAAGAGAAGCCCAAATGCATATTTTTGACATCTCCAAATAATCCAGATGGGAG CATAATTGATGATGATGTTCTCTTAAAAATACTCGACCTTCCCATATTGGTGATACTGGATGAAGCATACATTGAGTTTTCAGCAATTGAATCGAGGATGAGTTGGGTGAAGAAACATGAGAATTTGATTGTTCTTCGCACATTTAGCAAAAGAGCTG GTTTAGCTGGACTTCGAGTAGGATACGGAGCTTTTCCTTTGAGTATAATTGAGTTTCTTTGGAGAGCAAAGCAGCCATATAATGTATCTGTTGCTGCTGAAATTTCTGCATGTGCAGCATTGCAAAATCCTACCTATCTAGAG AATGTAAAAAATGCTTTGCTGAAAGAAAGAGGGAGGCTTTATGACCTTTTGAAGGAAGTTCCATTCCTTCGGCCATTTCCAAGCCATTCTAATTTCATTCTTTGTGAGGTTACATCTGGAAAGGATGCAAAGAAGCTAAAG GAGGACCTCGCACAAATGGGTGTGATGATTCGTCACTATGACAAGAAAGAGCTGAAAGGGTACGTTCGTGTAACTGTTGGTAAGCCTGAACAAACAGATGCACTCATGAAGTGTCTCAAGAAACTGTCGTAG